From a region of the Tateyamaria omphalii genome:
- a CDS encoding helix-turn-helix transcriptional regulator, translating into MARDALTGTRIRERRAMGGLKQSDLARQIGISASYLNLIEHNRRRIGGKLLLDIAAVLDVEPTVLSEGAEAALIASLQEAAQRARLPEEESARAEEFAGRFPGWAEALAAAHRKIADLQRTVETLSDRLAHDPELAASVHEVLSTAASIRSTASILAEDKTITQEWRDRFHANIDADSRRLAHSSKALVGFLDAETGEAAPSGSPQEEVAAFLGAHAQALEAVEDGAEDRERIVSAAPELASAQSRHLARTILDRMVQDSAQVGLADLKAALSSLGPDVIALAAHFAVSVPHIMRRLAAVPDLDAGLVVADRAGSLLFRKDTEGFAIPRHGAACPLWPLFQVMGQPGQIMRARVQMPTRDAAVFDCYAAAEPVGPVLLNAPPLLEATMLILPAPEGPGVPDLPPEQVGPACHICPRSGCPGRREPSILSEGFSGF; encoded by the coding sequence ATGGCGCGCGACGCATTGACAGGCACGCGAATTCGCGAACGGCGGGCGATGGGGGGCCTCAAGCAGTCCGACCTGGCCAGGCAGATCGGTATTTCGGCGTCCTACCTGAACCTGATCGAGCATAATCGGCGCAGAATCGGCGGCAAGCTGCTGTTGGATATTGCCGCCGTTCTTGATGTTGAGCCGACGGTTTTGAGTGAGGGCGCGGAGGCCGCGCTGATCGCGTCCCTGCAGGAGGCCGCCCAACGCGCCCGTCTGCCCGAAGAGGAAAGCGCGCGGGCCGAGGAATTTGCGGGCCGCTTTCCCGGCTGGGCCGAGGCGCTGGCCGCGGCGCATCGCAAGATTGCCGATTTGCAGCGCACGGTAGAGACCCTGAGCGACCGGTTGGCCCATGACCCCGAGTTGGCCGCATCGGTCCACGAGGTGTTGTCCACTGCCGCCTCGATCCGATCAACCGCTTCCATTCTGGCCGAGGACAAGACCATCACGCAAGAATGGCGCGATCGGTTTCATGCCAATATTGATGCCGACAGCCGCCGTCTGGCCCACAGTTCCAAGGCGCTTGTGGGTTTCCTTGATGCCGAAACCGGAGAGGCGGCCCCGTCCGGTTCGCCGCAGGAGGAGGTTGCGGCGTTTCTGGGCGCCCATGCGCAGGCGCTTGAGGCGGTCGAGGATGGCGCCGAGGATAGGGAGCGTATTGTAAGCGCTGCCCCCGAGCTTGCATCGGCGCAGTCGCGCCATCTGGCGCGGACGATCCTGGACCGCATGGTACAGGACAGCGCGCAGGTTGGTCTGGCGGATCTGAAGGCGGCGCTGTCATCGCTGGGCCCGGATGTGATTGCCCTAGCCGCGCATTTCGCGGTGTCGGTGCCCCATATCATGCGCCGGTTGGCGGCTGTGCCAGATCTGGATGCCGGGCTGGTCGTGGCGGACCGGGCGGGTAGCCTGCTGTTTCGCAAGGATACCGAGGGGTTTGCCATACCACGGCACGGTGCGGCGTGCCCCCTTTGGCCGCTGTTCCAGGTGATGGGCCAGCCGGGGCAGATCATGCGCGCGCGCGTGCAGATGCCCACCCGCGATGCCGCCGTGTTCGATTGCTATGCTGCCGCCGAGCCGGTTGGCCCTGTCTTGCTGAATGCGCCGCCGCTGTTGGAGGCGACGATGCTGATCCTGCCCGCGCCCGAGGGGCCGGGCGTGCCCGATCTGCCCCCGGAGCAGGTCGGCCCGGCCTGTCATATCTGCCCGCGCTCTGGCTGCCCTGGCCGCCGCGAGCCGTCGATCCTGAGCGAAGGGTTCAGTGGTTTTTGA
- a CDS encoding response regulator transcription factor yields MGKHVLLVEDEINIIEAMQFLLSREGWDVDTHSDGATAVDKVRAMKPDLVVLDYMLPGKNGIDILTELRADPEFARLPILMLTARGQGRDRELAEKAGVSRFMTKPFSNTEVMTAVRDLVQLAQ; encoded by the coding sequence ATGGGCAAGCATGTGCTGCTCGTCGAAGACGAGATCAATATCATCGAAGCCATGCAGTTTTTGCTGAGCCGGGAAGGGTGGGATGTCGATACCCATTCCGACGGGGCCACTGCCGTGGACAAGGTTCGTGCCATGAAGCCTGACCTGGTCGTGCTGGATTACATGTTGCCCGGCAAGAACGGCATCGACATTCTGACCGAGCTGCGCGCCGATCCCGAGTTCGCCCGGTTGCCCATTCTGATGCTCACTGCTCGTGGTCAGGGCCGCGACCGGGAACTGGCCGAAAAAGCCGGGGTCAGCCGGTTCATGACCAAGCCGTTTTCCAACACCGAGGTCATGACGGCTGTGCGTGACCTTGTTCAACTGGCGCAATGA
- a CDS encoding FliM/FliN family flagellar motor switch protein encodes MGETAKTSVLGRIAAAGRDVRQARAMTLAKAMRLTLAKVADALMDLPMAVIGAVVDKTSGDGIEAQFKDDALLMLLDGPDGHVGAAAFDPALVGGLIQQQTMGSVQPDTGSARAMTRTDAAICAPLIDMVFDRLLPVLDDPEDMSLVDGFRFGAKADDTRTLAMALDAQDYMVIRLTVDVARGARQGDILFVLPLPDPLEQAHPDEEDAEALDQPTMTDTVMALNADLKMVLCSLHLPLGTLQSLTPGDELPLPPGAFPNVQILTNTGRIVGRGVVGHVNGVRAVKPQRKPSHASQPLRRASDEPLVDMPRVEEIEGPARRTGEARAEMSEAVVEDALAVPDAVKTGDPSQPVADNAAALASDPAENLPALTELPELDALPDLADLPDLADLPDLADLPDLAATGG; translated from the coding sequence ATGGGCGAGACCGCAAAAACAAGTGTTCTGGGACGTATCGCTGCGGCGGGGCGCGATGTGCGTCAGGCGCGGGCCATGACGTTGGCCAAAGCCATGCGTCTGACCCTGGCCAAGGTTGCGGATGCGCTGATGGACCTGCCGATGGCGGTGATCGGTGCCGTTGTGGACAAGACATCGGGCGATGGGATCGAGGCTCAGTTCAAGGATGATGCGCTGCTGATGCTGCTGGATGGCCCGGATGGTCACGTGGGGGCGGCGGCCTTTGATCCCGCGCTGGTGGGCGGGCTGATCCAGCAACAGACGATGGGCAGCGTGCAGCCCGATACCGGCAGCGCACGGGCCATGACCCGAACCGACGCTGCGATCTGCGCGCCGCTGATCGACATGGTGTTTGACCGTCTTTTGCCGGTTCTGGACGACCCGGAGGATATGTCCCTGGTCGATGGGTTCCGCTTTGGGGCTAAGGCGGACGATACCCGAACGCTGGCCATGGCGCTTGATGCGCAGGACTACATGGTGATCCGCCTGACGGTGGATGTGGCACGCGGTGCCCGGCAGGGCGACATTCTGTTCGTGCTACCCTTGCCAGATCCGCTTGAGCAGGCGCATCCCGATGAGGAGGATGCGGAGGCGCTGGACCAGCCGACAATGACCGACACCGTCATGGCGCTCAACGCGGATTTGAAGATGGTATTGTGCAGTCTGCATCTACCGCTTGGCACGCTGCAAAGCCTAACGCCCGGTGACGAGTTGCCACTGCCCCCGGGCGCCTTTCCAAACGTGCAGATCCTGACCAATACGGGCCGCATTGTCGGGCGGGGCGTTGTGGGGCATGTGAACGGTGTGCGCGCCGTCAAACCGCAGCGCAAGCCCAGCCACGCGTCGCAACCCCTGCGACGCGCATCGGATGAGCCGTTGGTGGACATGCCGCGCGTTGAAGAGATTGAGGGGCCTGCGCGGCGCACTGGAGAAGCCCGGGCCGAGATGTCAGAGGCGGTTGTGGAAGACGCACTGGCCGTGCCCGATGCAGTGAAGACTGGTGATCCGTCACAACCGGTGGCGGACAATGCGGCGGCGTTGGCGTCTGATCCTGCGGAAAACCTGCCTGCGCTGACGGAGTTGCCGGAGCTTGACGCGCTGCCTGACCTTGCTGATTTGCCTGATCTGGCCGACTTGCCTGATCTGGCCGACTTGCCGGATCTGGCTGCGACCGGCGGCTAG
- a CDS encoding TIGR01244 family sulfur transferase, with protein sequence MDIRQITPAYFVAPQLDPADMPDIAAAGIKTVICNRPDAEVHPAFQADALEAAALAAGLTFHRLPLTHQTMTPDNVAQHMAYAEETETPALAYCASGTRSTVVWCLGQAGRMPCDDILRAARAGGYDLDALRPTIEAMAAHKTG encoded by the coding sequence ATTTCGTGGCCCCGCAACTCGATCCCGCGGACATGCCGGATATCGCAGCCGCCGGGATCAAGACGGTGATCTGCAACCGCCCCGACGCCGAAGTGCACCCGGCCTTTCAGGCCGACGCACTCGAGGCGGCGGCGCTGGCCGCCGGGCTCACCTTTCACCGGCTGCCCCTGACACACCAAACCATGACGCCGGACAACGTGGCCCAACACATGGCCTATGCCGAGGAAACCGAGACACCCGCGCTGGCCTATTGCGCCTCGGGAACCAGGTCGACGGTGGTGTGGTGCTTGGGTCAAGCGGGGCGTATGCCCTGCGACGACATCCTGCGGGCGGCGCGCGCGGGCGGCTACGACCTTGATGCACTGCGCCCCACGATCGAAGCGATGGCCGCACACAAGACCGGCTAG